One genomic segment of Nonomuraea coxensis DSM 45129 includes these proteins:
- a CDS encoding GntR family transcriptional regulator: MTDDSPRVPKYYDVKRAVLELTKSLPPGTALPPERTLAVRFETSRTTVRQALTELVVEGRLLRIQGKGTFVAQPKVAQVLQLTSYIGDLRTAGLEPDTKILEMGYVTADEALARRLAINPGGRVLRIHRLRLANGEPVSIDTTHLSARRFPRLRRELEVHSSLYETLHNAYNVRLTDAEEIIETVLATPYDAKALGVDVGLPMLLLTRHAFDADGNPVEWAQSLYRGDRYKFVTRLRRP, from the coding sequence GTGACAGACGACAGCCCCCGCGTTCCGAAGTACTACGACGTCAAACGGGCCGTGCTGGAGCTGACCAAGAGTCTGCCGCCCGGCACCGCGCTGCCGCCCGAGCGCACCCTCGCCGTGCGCTTCGAGACCTCCCGCACCACCGTCCGGCAGGCGCTGACCGAGCTGGTGGTCGAAGGGCGGCTGCTGCGCATCCAGGGCAAGGGCACGTTCGTGGCGCAGCCGAAGGTGGCGCAGGTGCTGCAGCTCACCTCGTACATCGGCGACCTGCGCACCGCCGGGCTGGAGCCCGACACCAAGATCCTGGAGATGGGCTACGTCACCGCCGACGAGGCCCTCGCCCGCCGCCTGGCCATCAATCCGGGCGGGCGCGTGCTGCGCATCCACCGCCTGCGCCTGGCCAACGGCGAGCCGGTCTCCATCGACACCACCCACCTGTCCGCCCGCCGCTTCCCCCGGCTGCGGCGCGAGCTGGAGGTCCACTCCTCGCTGTACGAGACCCTCCACAACGCCTACAACGTCCGGCTGACGGACGCCGAGGAGATCATCGAGACCGTCCTCGCCACCCCGTACGACGCCAAGGCGCTCGGCGTGGACGTCGGCCTGCCGATGCTCCTGCTCACCCGGCACGCTTTCGACGCCGACGGCAACCCGGTCGAGTGGGCCCAGTCGCTCTACCGCGGCGACCGCTACAAGTTCGTCACCCGCCTGCGCCGCCCCTGA